In Drosophila yakuba strain Tai18E2 chromosome 2R, Prin_Dyak_Tai18E2_2.1, whole genome shotgun sequence, a single genomic region encodes these proteins:
- the LOC6531611 gene encoding uncharacterized protein LOC6531611: MKWLSLFLVFGILGLIGSLGTLTMAEPNPEPKGRPHTTRRPRNDNDNDRR, from the coding sequence ATGAAGTGGCTTAGTTTGTTCCTGGTGTTTGGGATCCTCGGACTCATCGGCAGTCTTGGCACTCTGACCATGGCGGAACCCAATCCGGAGCCCAAGGGTCGTCCGCACACAACGCGACGTCCGCGGAACGATAACGACAACGATCGACGCTAG